Within Deinococcus actinosclerus, the genomic segment CGCGGTTGGCGTCGGCGCCGTCGCCCATGGACTGCGCGATGGGCAGGCCGTCGACGGTGGCGACCAGGACGCCGCGCAGTTCGGGCATGGCGCCGCGCAGGTCGCTGAGGATGACGTTGAGGCGGTCTTGCTTGCTGAGGGTTGCGGTCATGGTGGGCTCCTTGTGGGGATCGTCAGGACGACTGGGGCTGAAGGGTGAGTTCCAGCAGGCGGATGAGCACCCGGCGGGCGGCACCGGGTTCGGTGGCGTTCAGGCCGGTCACGTGGGGGGCGGGCAGGTCGAAGTACAGGGCGACGTCGCCGGGCGTCCAGACGCGCGGCTGATCCTGGCGGGTCACGCCGATCAGGAACGGCACCGCGACGCGGCTGGTGATGAATTCCAGGATGTTGCGGGCGTGGGCGAAGTCCTGAGGGCGGTCACCGGCCACGAGCAGTACGAGGCCCAGGTCGCCCTCGCACAGCACCTCCCACATGAAGTTGAAGCGTTCCTGGCCGGGTGTGCCGTACAGATGGACGGCCTGTCCGTCGAGGGTCAGGGTGCCGAAGTCGAAGGCGACGGTGGTGTGGCGCTTGCCGATGTCCTCGCTGGCTTCCGCCTCGGTGGCGATGACGGGCGTTTCCGAGAGGGTCTGCACGAAGGTGGTCTTCCCGGCGCCGACCGGGCCGGCCACCACGAGTTTCAGCGGGGCCTGCGGGGGCGTCACGCGCGCACTCCGGTGAGGCGGCGCAGCGCCCCGAGCAGCCGGCTGATGAGTGGGGCCGGCGCGGCGGCACCCGCGCCCGCGGCGGGCGTGAGCTCCCACACCGGAAGGCCCGGGGTGGGGGCGTCGGCCACGCCGCTCCGCCGGACGGGCGTGACGAGCTCCGCGGCCCGCAGGTGGTGCAGCGTGACCCGCACGTCGCGTTCGGCCTGCCCGGTCAGCCGGCTCAGTTCAGCCGCGCTGGCGCCCTGCCGCAGATGGGGCGCGAGGGAAGCCCAGCGGGCCTGGAGTGCGGTCGGGACGGGCGCGCCGGTGGCCGAAACCTGGAAGCGGGTCTCCGGGTGAGGCAGCTGCGCTTCCGGAACAGCGGTGGCGGTGAACGTCTGAAGCGTCTCCAGCAGCGGCACGACGTAGAGGGTCGGTTCGGCGGAGGTCAGGACGCGGGCCTGGAACTCGAATTCACCCTGGGGCCGGGCGCTCACGGCGCGCAGGATGTCGCCGGCCTGCGCGGGCGTGGGCACCGGAAATCCGTTGACGTACAGCGCGAGAAGCTGCCCGCGCATCAGGGTGAGTTCCAGGGTGCGGCCCTGGTAGGCTTCGTGAAGGTAGAGGCTGCCGGTCTGAGGTCTGAGCACCTTCGCCAGATCGGTGAAGGCATGGTGTGCGAGGTCACCGAAGAGGGCCATATCAACTCCTTTCCGTGAGAGAACCTGTGCGGGTTGTCGGAAGCCGGGCACCTGCGGGCGCAGTGGCGTGACCGGTTCCGTTGCTGTAGTTGTCTCACGGGTCAATTGAAGAATTTCTTACATACGCCGTGAGCTGATCCCCAATTCGTGGAGCGGTCAGCCGGCCTGTCCACCGGCCGGGCGCGGCCCCCAGCCACCGCAATCGGTTCCACCCCGTGCTGGACGGCCCCGGCTGTCAGCCCCGGCAGTGGGCAGGGGGCCGCAGCGCCCGTCCACCGTCCCCCTGCCAGGGGGGACCCTGGGGTCCTCCACCCCCACCCGGCGGTGGGGCGCCTGTGTGCGGGCCACTGGGCCACGGCACCCGGCGCCCCGCACAGAGGCGGCGCAGGTGCCCCCAGACGGGGGATTCAGCGGACCGGGTCCGGCGCGCCCAGCAGCAGCGGTTGCGTGGGCGTCTGCCCGGCCGGCACCAGCGAGGCTGCCGTGATGCCCGCCAGTCGCACGCCCCGGCCCGCGAGCAGCTCCGGCGTCAGGAGCCGCGCGGCGGCGCGGGCCAGATCCGGCGCGGCGTGAACCGGCAGCGGGAGGGTGACCCGGCGCGTGATGACGCTGCGGTCGTCGAACTTCAGTTTCAGCACCACCGTCCTGGCCGCCAGCCCGGCCCGCTCCAGGCGGCGTTCCACGCCCTGCGCCAGCACGGGCAGCCGGGCCGCCACCGCGTCCACGCCACGCAGGTCGTGCCCGTAGGTCTCCTCGGTGCCCACGCTGCGGTGCGGGCGGTCCGGTTCGACCGGGCGGTCGTCCAGCCCGCGCGCGATCCGCGAGAAGTGCGCGCCGTGCACCCCAAAGCGCGCCGTCAGGGCCGCCGGGTCGGCGGCGCGCAGCTGCGCACCCGTGTGAATGCCCATCCCGGCCAGTTTCGCGGCGGTCGCCGGGCCGATCCCGTGAAAGTCCCCCACCGGCAGTTCGGCCAGCAGCGCGTCCACCTGATCCGGCAGGATCACGGTCAGCCCGTCGGGCTTGTGCAGGCCGCTCGCGAGTTTCGCCAGGAACTTGTTCACGCTCACGCCCGCCGTCGCCGTCAGGCCCGTCCCCTCGCGGATCTGCCGCCGGATGGCCTGCGCAATCCGCGTCGCACTCGGCCCGCCCGTCAGGGGCGCGGTGACGTCGAGGTACGCCTCGTCCAGCGACAGCGGCTCCACCAGCGGCGTGAACGCGGCGAACACCGCGCGGATCTGCACGCTCACCTCGCGGTACGCCTCGAACCTCGGCTCCACCACCACCAGCTCCGGGCAGCGCTCCAGCGCGCGGTACAGCGGCATCGCCGACCGCACCCCATAGGGCCGCGCCTCGTAACTCGCGGTCAGGACCACCGACCGACGCCCACCCCACGCGACCGCCACGGGCCGCCCCCGCAGCCGCGCGTCGTCCCGCTGCTCCACCGACGCGTAGAAGGCGTCCATGTCCACGTGAATGATCTTGCGGGGCGAGGGCACCCGCCCATGCTAGAGCGAGCCGGGTCAGTCGAACTGGATGAAGATGGCCTTGAGGTACTGCGCTTCCGGGAAGGTCGCGTGGTGGTCGGGGGCGTGCTGGCTGGTGTGCAGTTCGCGCCACGTGCGGCCCGAGCGGGTGGCGGCGCCCCGCACGGCGTCCCAGAATTCCTCGGCGCTGACGTGCGCGGAGCACGAGGCGCTCAGGAGGATGCCACCCGGCGCGAGGCGGCGGATGCCGTCGGCGGCGAGTTTCCCGTACGCGCGGATCGCGCCGGCCCGTTCCGTCTCGCGGCGGGCCAGGGAGGGCGGGTCGAGGATCACGAGGTCGAAGTCAC encodes:
- a CDS encoding GTP-binding protein, which gives rise to MTPPQAPLKLVVAGPVGAGKTTFVQTLSETPVIATEAEASEDIGKRHTTVAFDFGTLTLDGQAVHLYGTPGQERFNFMWEVLCEGDLGLVLLVAGDRPQDFAHARNILEFITSRVAVPFLIGVTRQDQPRVWTPGDVALYFDLPAPHVTGLNATEPGAARRVLIRLLELTLQPQSS
- the dinB gene encoding DNA polymerase IV, with the protein product MPSPRKIIHVDMDAFYASVEQRDDARLRGRPVAVAWGGRRSVVLTASYEARPYGVRSAMPLYRALERCPELVVVEPRFEAYREVSVQIRAVFAAFTPLVEPLSLDEAYLDVTAPLTGGPSATRIAQAIRRQIREGTGLTATAGVSVNKFLAKLASGLHKPDGLTVILPDQVDALLAELPVGDFHGIGPATAAKLAGMGIHTGAQLRAADPAALTARFGVHGAHFSRIARGLDDRPVEPDRPHRSVGTEETYGHDLRGVDAVAARLPVLAQGVERRLERAGLAARTVVLKLKFDDRSVITRRVTLPLPVHAAPDLARAAARLLTPELLAGRGVRLAGITAASLVPAGQTPTQPLLLGAPDPVR